A stretch of the Staphylococcus sp. NRL 16/872 genome encodes the following:
- the lepA gene encoding translation elongation factor 4, whose product MDMQERYNRRETIRNFSIIAHIDHGKSTLADRILENTKSVETREMQDQLLDSMDLERERGITIKLNAVRLKYEANDGKTYTFHLIDTPGHVDFSYEVSRSLAACEGAILVVDAAQGIEAQTLANVYLALDNELELLPVVNKIDLPAAEPERVKQELEDVIGLDQDDVVLASAKSNIGIEEILEKIVEVVPPPEGNPSAPLKALIFDSEYDPYRGVISSIRVMEGVVKAGDRIKMMATGKEFEVSEVGINTPKQLPVEELTVGDVGYIIASIKNVDDSRVGDTITHAERPAEAPLKGYKKMNPMVYCGLFPIENKDYNDLREALEKLQLNDASLEFEPESSQALGFGFRTGFLGMLHMEIIQERIEREFGIELIATAPSVIYQCIMKDGSEVTVDNPAQMPERDKIEAIYEPYVKATMMVPNDYVGAVMELCQRKRGQFINMDYLDDIRVNIVYEIPLSEVVFDFFDQLKSNTKGYASFDYEFIENKESNLVKMDILLNGDKVDALSFIVHKDFAYERGKALVEKLKTLIPRQQFEVPVQAAIGQKIVARTNIKSMGKNVLSKCYGGDISRKRKLLEKQKAGKAKMKAVGSVEIPQDAFLAVLKMDDE is encoded by the coding sequence ATGGATATGCAAGAACGCTATAACAGAAGAGAGACTATCCGAAATTTTTCTATAATTGCTCATATTGATCATGGTAAATCAACATTAGCTGATAGAATTTTGGAGAACACAAAATCTGTAGAAACAAGAGAAATGCAAGACCAATTATTAGATTCTATGGATCTTGAAAGAGAACGTGGTATTACAATTAAATTAAATGCTGTACGTTTAAAATATGAAGCGAACGATGGAAAAACTTATACGTTCCATCTTATTGATACACCAGGACACGTAGACTTTTCTTATGAAGTATCTAGATCATTAGCCGCTTGTGAAGGTGCAATACTTGTTGTTGACGCTGCACAAGGGATTGAAGCACAAACATTAGCAAATGTTTATTTAGCATTAGATAATGAATTAGAATTACTCCCTGTTGTTAACAAAATTGATTTACCTGCAGCTGAACCAGAGAGGGTAAAACAAGAATTAGAAGACGTTATCGGTTTAGATCAAGATGACGTAGTGTTAGCAAGTGCTAAATCAAATATTGGGATAGAAGAGATTTTAGAAAAAATCGTAGAAGTTGTACCGCCTCCAGAAGGCAATCCAAGTGCACCATTAAAAGCACTTATTTTTGATTCTGAGTACGACCCATATCGAGGCGTCATTTCATCAATTCGTGTAATGGAAGGCGTAGTAAAAGCAGGCGATCGTATAAAAATGATGGCTACAGGCAAAGAATTTGAAGTAAGTGAAGTAGGTATTAACACACCTAAACAGTTACCTGTTGAAGAGTTAACTGTTGGTGATGTTGGATACATTATTGCAAGTATCAAGAATGTAGATGATTCTCGTGTGGGTGATACAATTACTCATGCTGAGCGTCCTGCTGAGGCGCCTCTAAAAGGTTATAAAAAAATGAATCCTATGGTTTATTGTGGATTATTCCCAATAGAAAATAAAGATTATAACGATTTAAGAGAAGCGCTTGAAAAACTTCAATTAAACGATGCTTCATTAGAATTTGAACCTGAATCATCTCAAGCTCTTGGTTTTGGTTTCAGGACTGGTTTCTTAGGTATGCTTCACATGGAAATTATTCAAGAACGTATTGAAAGAGAATTTGGTATTGAATTAATTGCTACTGCTCCATCTGTAATTTATCAATGTATAATGAAAGATGGTTCAGAAGTAACTGTAGATAATCCTGCTCAAATGCCAGAACGTGATAAAATTGAGGCAATCTATGAACCATATGTAAAAGCGACTATGATGGTTCCTAATGATTATGTAGGTGCAGTAATGGAACTATGCCAACGTAAACGTGGTCAATTTATCAATATGGATTATTTAGATGATATTCGTGTAAATATTGTTTATGAAATCCCATTATCAGAAGTCGTATTCGATTTCTTTGATCAACTTAAATCAAATACTAAAGGTTATGCTTCATTTGATTATGAGTTCATTGAGAATAAAGAAAGTAACCTTGTGAAGATGGACATTCTGTTAAATGGCGACAAAGTCGATGCTTTAAGTTTTATCGTTCACAAAGACTTTGCCTATGAAAGAGGTAAGGCTTTAGTTGAAAAATTAAAAACATTGATTCCTAGACAACAATTCGAAGTACCTGTCCAAGCTGCTATCGGCCAAAAAATTGTTGCTAGAACTAACATTAAATCAATGGGTAAAAACGTTTTATCAAAATGTTATGGTGGCGATATTAGCCGTAAGCGTAAACTTTTAGAAAAACAAAAAGCAGGTAAAGCTAAAATGAAAGCTGTAGGAAGTGTAGAAATTCCACAAGATGCTTTCTTAGCGGTATTAAAAATGGACGACGAATAG
- the holA gene encoding DNA polymerase III subunit delta, which translates to MGNNIVAVYGEVPELVEKKSNEIVNDFLNEEKDDFNYIKFNLYEHSMSNIIEETLTMPFISEKKAIVVKNSFIFTGEKVSKDLTPNNDQILEFLNKYDGENLIIFEIYQNKLDERKKITKTLKQKGKLSKVEQMSEQEIKSWIQNKLYENYKDIKQDALNLFIELTGINFNIVSQELEKIILFLGDRATITKEDVNLIINRSLEQNVFLLTEYIQKGQKAKAIELVKDLIIMKEEPIKLLALITSNYRLYYQCKILSQKGYSGQQIAKTVNVHPYRVKLALTQVRHYQLNQLLNIIDNCAETDYKLKSSYMDKQLILELFILSL; encoded by the coding sequence ATGGGGAATAATATAGTGGCCGTATATGGAGAAGTACCAGAGCTTGTTGAGAAGAAAAGTAATGAAATAGTAAATGACTTTTTAAATGAAGAAAAAGATGACTTTAATTATATTAAATTTAATCTTTATGAACATAGTATGTCTAATATTATTGAAGAGACACTGACTATGCCATTTATCTCAGAGAAAAAAGCCATTGTAGTTAAAAATTCTTTTATTTTTACTGGCGAAAAAGTTTCAAAAGATTTAACACCTAATAATGATCAAATTTTAGAATTTCTTAATAAATATGATGGCGAAAATCTTATCATTTTCGAAATTTATCAAAATAAATTGGATGAACGCAAAAAGATAACTAAAACGCTAAAACAAAAGGGCAAACTTTCTAAAGTAGAACAAATGTCTGAACAGGAAATAAAATCTTGGATACAAAATAAACTTTATGAAAATTATAAAGATATCAAGCAGGATGCATTAAATTTATTTATTGAACTGACTGGTATAAATTTCAACATTGTCTCACAAGAATTGGAAAAAATCATACTATTTTTAGGTGATAGAGCAACAATAACTAAAGAGGATGTTAATTTAATCATTAATCGTAGTTTAGAACAAAATGTCTTCTTATTAACGGAATATATTCAAAAAGGACAAAAAGCTAAAGCAATTGAACTTGTTAAAGATTTAATTATCATGAAGGAAGAACCTATAAAGTTATTAGCATTAATAACAAGTAATTATAGATTGTATTATCAATGTAAGATTCTTTCTCAGAAGGGCTATAGTGGACAACAAATTGCTAAGACAGTTAACGTACATCCATACAGAGTGAAACTTGCTCTTACTCAAGTAAGACACTATCAATTAAATCAACTTTTAAACATCATTGATAATTGTGCTGAAACAGATTATAAACTCAAATCTTCTTATATGGATAAGCAATTGATACTCGAATTATTTATATTATCCTTGTAA
- the rpsT gene encoding 30S ribosomal protein S20 yields the protein MPNIKSAIKRVRTTESAEARNISQKNAMRTAVKNAKSAIANNADNKAELVSFAIKSVDKASQSNLIHSNKADRIKSQLMSSSK from the coding sequence ATGCCAAATATTAAATCTGCTATTAAACGTGTGAGAACAACTGAAAGCGCTGAAGCTCGTAACATTTCACAAAAAAACGCTATGCGTACTGCAGTGAAAAATGCTAAATCAGCTATCGCTAATAACGCTGATAACAAAGCTGAATTAGTTAGCTTCGCTATCAAATCAGTTGATAAAGCTTCACAAAGTAACTTAATTCATTCAAATAAAGCTGATCGCATTAAATCACAATTAATGTCATCAAGTAAATAA
- the hemW gene encoding radical SAM family heme chaperone HemW, with protein MSVKSAYIHIPFCVRICTYCDFNKYFIHKQPVDEYLTALIEEMKTSQNRELETMYVGGGTPTALSEAQLERLLKAINSIFKINGEYSFEANPDELTFNKVKLLKDYGVNRISMGVQTFKPELLKILGRTHQTQDIYNAVNIARKAGIESISLDLMYHLPSQTLEDFSDSLNRALQMDIDHISSYGLILEPKTQFYNMYRKGKLKLPNEDLGADMYQYLMKSLADTQFHQYEISNFAKPGHESEHNKVYWLNEEYYGFGAGASGYVNGERYSNLNPVQHYINAINNGKRPILTSNFPTFEEKMEEEMFLGLRMNKGVNRQTFENKFNVSLNEVFGQTINQLKNKHLLKENNDYISLTERGKVIGNEVFEAFLLNI; from the coding sequence ATGTCGGTTAAAAGTGCTTATATCCATATTCCATTCTGTGTCAGAATTTGTACGTATTGTGATTTCAACAAATACTTTATTCATAAACAACCTGTAGATGAATATTTAACTGCACTAATTGAAGAAATGAAAACTAGCCAAAATAGAGAATTAGAAACTATGTATGTGGGTGGTGGTACGCCAACTGCATTGAGTGAAGCTCAACTTGAAAGATTGCTCAAGGCTATTAATTCTATATTTAAAATCAATGGTGAATATAGTTTTGAAGCTAACCCTGATGAACTTACTTTTAATAAAGTTAAATTATTAAAAGACTATGGCGTTAATAGAATATCTATGGGTGTCCAAACGTTTAAACCTGAATTATTAAAAATTCTTGGTCGTACGCACCAAACTCAAGATATTTATAATGCAGTTAATATTGCAAGAAAAGCAGGGATTGAGTCTATAAGTTTAGATTTAATGTATCATTTACCTTCACAAACTTTAGAAGATTTTTCGGATAGCTTAAATAGAGCGCTTCAAATGGATATTGATCATATTTCGAGTTATGGGTTAATACTTGAACCTAAAACTCAATTTTATAATATGTATCGTAAAGGCAAACTCAAGTTACCGAATGAAGACTTGGGTGCAGACATGTATCAATATTTAATGAAGTCATTAGCAGATACTCAATTTCATCAATATGAAATTTCTAATTTTGCTAAACCAGGACATGAATCAGAACATAATAAGGTGTATTGGCTAAATGAAGAATATTATGGTTTCGGAGCTGGAGCAAGTGGATATGTGAATGGGGAACGTTATTCAAACTTAAATCCAGTTCAACATTATATAAATGCAATAAACAATGGAAAACGTCCTATCTTAACCAGCAATTTTCCTACATTTGAAGAAAAGATGGAAGAAGAAATGTTTTTAGGTTTAAGAATGAATAAAGGTGTTAATAGACAAACGTTTGAAAATAAATTTAACGTTTCTTTAAATGAGGTATTTGGTCAAACAATCAATCAACTTAAAAACAAACATTTACTAAAAGAAAATAATGATTATATATCGTTGACTGAAAGGGGAAAAGTGATAGGAAACGAGGTTTTCGAGGCGTTTTTATTAAATATATAA
- the dnaK gene encoding molecular chaperone DnaK, translating into MSKVIGIDLGTTNSCVSVLEGDEPKVIQNPEGARTTPSVVAFKNGETQVGEVAKRQAITNPNTVQSIKRHMGTDYKVDIEGKSYTPQEISAMILQNLKNTAESYLGDKVEKAVITVPAYFNDAERQATKDAGKIAGLEVERIINEPTAAALAYGLDKTDQDQKVLVFDLGGGTFDVSILELGDGVFEVLSTAGDNKLGGDDFDQVIIDYLVSEFKKENGVDLSQDKMALQRLKDAAEKAKKDLSGVSQTQISLPFISAGESGPLHLEISLTRSKFEELADSLIKRTMEPTRQALKDAGLSTSEIDEVILVGGSTRIPAVQEAVKKEIGKEPHKGVNPDEVVAMGAAIQGGVITGDVKDVVLLDVTPLSLGIEIMGGRMNTLIERNTTIPTSKSQVYSTAADNQPAVDIHVLQGERPMASDNKTLGRFQLTDIPPAPRGVPQIEVTFDIDKNGIVNVTAKDLGTNKEQNITIQSSSALSDDEIDRMVKDAEENAEADKKRREEVDLRNEADSLVFQVEKTISDLGDNISEDDKSNAESKKDALKSALEGQDLDEIKSKKEELEKVVQELSAKVYQQAQQAQKQAQGDAQQQAQGDAQQQSGNDSNVEDAEFKEVKDDEDKK; encoded by the coding sequence ATGAGTAAAGTAATCGGTATTGACTTAGGTACAACAAATTCATGTGTCTCAGTTTTAGAAGGAGACGAACCTAAAGTAATCCAAAACCCAGAAGGTGCTAGAACTACACCATCAGTTGTAGCATTCAAAAATGGTGAAACTCAAGTAGGTGAAGTTGCTAAACGTCAAGCTATCACTAACCCTAATACTGTACAATCTATCAAACGTCATATGGGTACAGACTACAAAGTTGACATTGAAGGTAAATCATACACTCCTCAAGAAATTTCAGCTATGATTTTACAAAACTTAAAAAATACAGCTGAAAGCTACTTAGGAGATAAAGTAGAAAAAGCAGTTATCACTGTTCCTGCATATTTCAATGATGCTGAACGTCAAGCTACTAAAGATGCTGGTAAAATTGCAGGTTTAGAAGTTGAACGCATTATCAACGAACCAACAGCTGCTGCATTAGCTTATGGTTTAGATAAAACTGATCAAGATCAAAAAGTATTAGTATTCGACTTAGGTGGCGGTACGTTTGACGTATCTATCCTTGAATTAGGCGATGGCGTATTCGAAGTACTTTCTACTGCAGGTGATAACAAACTTGGTGGGGATGACTTTGACCAAGTAATTATTGATTATTTAGTATCTGAATTCAAAAAAGAAAATGGCGTAGATTTATCTCAAGATAAAATGGCATTACAACGTCTTAAAGATGCAGCTGAAAAAGCTAAAAAAGATTTATCTGGTGTATCTCAAACTCAAATCTCTTTACCATTTATTTCAGCAGGTGAAAGTGGTCCATTACACTTAGAAATCAGTTTAACTCGTTCTAAATTTGAAGAATTAGCGGATTCATTAATTAAACGCACAATGGAACCAACTCGCCAAGCGCTTAAAGATGCTGGTTTATCTACTTCAGAAATAGATGAAGTTATCTTAGTTGGTGGTTCAACTCGTATCCCAGCTGTACAAGAAGCAGTTAAAAAAGAAATCGGTAAAGAACCTCATAAAGGTGTAAACCCAGATGAAGTAGTAGCTATGGGTGCAGCTATCCAAGGTGGCGTTATCACTGGTGACGTTAAAGATGTAGTATTATTAGACGTTACACCATTATCACTTGGTATCGAAATTATGGGTGGCCGTATGAATACGTTAATCGAACGTAATACAACTATCCCAACTTCTAAATCACAAGTATACTCAACAGCAGCTGATAACCAACCAGCAGTAGACATTCACGTGTTACAAGGTGAACGTCCAATGGCGTCTGACAACAAAACATTAGGAAGATTCCAATTAACTGATATTCCACCAGCTCCACGTGGCGTACCTCAAATCGAAGTGACATTTGATATCGATAAAAATGGTATTGTAAATGTAACAGCAAAAGACTTAGGTACTAATAAAGAACAAAATATCACTATCCAATCAAGCTCAGCATTATCTGATGATGAAATTGATCGTATGGTTAAAGACGCTGAAGAAAACGCTGAAGCTGATAAAAAACGTCGTGAAGAAGTAGACTTAAGAAACGAAGCAGATAGCTTAGTATTCCAAGTTGAAAAAACTATCTCTGATTTAGGCGATAACATCAGTGAAGATGATAAATCAAACGCAGAAAGCAAAAAAGACGCATTAAAATCAGCTCTTGAAGGCCAAGACTTAGATGAAATTAAATCTAAAAAAGAAGAACTTGAAAAAGTTGTTCAAGAATTATCAGCTAAAGTTTATCAACAAGCGCAACAAGCACAAAAACAAGCTCAAGGTGATGCACAACAACAAGCTCAAGGTGATGCACAACAACAATCAGGTAATGATAGTAATGTTGAAGATGCTGAGTTTAAAGAAGTCAAAGACGATGAAGATAAAAAATAA
- the hrcA gene encoding heat-inducible transcriptional repressor HrcA has product MITERQLSILNAIVEDYVDLGQPIGSKTLIDRHHLNVSPATIRNDMKQLEELNFLEKAHSSSGRSPSEKGLRLYVNQLLKQTSHHKQKKVQRLNQLLIENHYDISSALSYFANELSMKSQYATLVVRPNHNKDIINNIHLIQANPSILIMVIIYHSGHVEHLQLSSNISLNSNRLTEIAKFITSNYGLEDTTLNEKTKYFSKTLEEEYFVNDLIIMLNSHLLKQSNSIFMGGKVKLIDALNETNVSSIQPILQYLESERITELLEDISTSGINVKIGKEIDDSLSDISIVTSQYHFDDSLKGQIAVIGPTAMHYQNVIQLLNQIW; this is encoded by the coding sequence ATGATTACTGAAAGGCAATTAAGCATTTTAAATGCAATTGTTGAAGATTATGTTGATTTAGGACAACCTATTGGTTCTAAGACCTTGATTGACAGACATCACTTAAATGTGAGCCCAGCTACGATTAGGAACGATATGAAACAACTTGAAGAATTAAACTTTTTAGAAAAAGCACATTCTTCATCAGGTCGTTCTCCTTCAGAGAAAGGTTTGAGATTATACGTCAATCAATTATTAAAACAAACATCTCATCATAAACAAAAGAAAGTTCAACGGTTAAATCAACTATTGATTGAGAATCACTACGATATTTCTTCAGCATTAAGTTATTTTGCAAACGAATTATCTATGAAATCTCAATATGCAACGTTAGTTGTTCGTCCTAATCACAATAAAGATATTATAAATAATATTCATTTAATACAGGCTAATCCGTCTATATTAATTATGGTTATTATTTATCATTCCGGCCATGTAGAACATTTGCAATTAAGTTCTAATATAAGTTTGAATAGTAATAGATTAACAGAAATAGCGAAATTTATTACTAGTAACTATGGTCTTGAAGATACAACGTTAAATGAGAAAACAAAGTATTTTTCAAAGACTCTAGAAGAAGAATATTTTGTAAATGATTTAATAATAATGCTTAATTCTCATTTACTCAAACAAAGTAATAGCATTTTCATGGGCGGAAAGGTTAAACTAATTGATGCATTGAATGAAACCAATGTTTCATCTATTCAACCAATTTTACAATATTTAGAATCTGAACGGATTACTGAATTACTTGAAGATATATCTACTTCAGGTATTAATGTAAAAATTGGTAAAGAAATTGATGATAGTCTGAGTGATATTTCAATTGTCACTAGTCAGTATCATTTTGATGATTCTCTAAAAGGACAAATTGCGGTTATCGGACCAACTGCGATGCATTATCAAAATGTGATTCAATTACTTAACCAAATTTGGTAA
- a CDS encoding DNA internalization-related competence protein ComEC/Rec2 gives MIYVALSLLSGILWIHLKTFSLFLISLLIFLGFQKHFNFYFLILLIISFISGILVAEHNINASVKLNQYYKLNQSIDREVVFNGMVSQTKNQFKGEFYIDNIGYSFTYISKNPNVKVSMLENNACPIKGTLSNVINDKAYVFIKEINYKQCHMVTHNNFIERHIKYITAKLQHSNLKNPEKILALITGDMSGIDKEYLDKVKIIGIYHLLAVSGSHIATISFLIHQSLVRFNVPKVLIKLSIIIMLILFAFYTDFAPSALRAILATIIFLVIPRQFKLSSLNILSVVFISLTISYPPIIYDIGFQFSFLISLFILLSLPLINSLSHLQSLLFLTFIAQLSSSIISIYHFNQLQWIGLFSNLIFVPLYSFIIFPLSIFIFIIYHFVNNVNFINHLMNEVFIVHDDILNLFLTFKSDQIFVASTSSFNLLIYFLLSLLTYIFICHKKLLASFLILSTFLVIILFNSQPHHNSITFFDVGQGDSLLFQTNKNETVMVDTGGKESSNNQSASHNISKYHILPSLKSKGISSIDYLILTHPHADHIAEFPYLANHIKIKRLYINIPSYSKQQYSQIRMICEKNHIKLVDATRIASIQLSNSSISFLNSYIPLSEDKNEQSIVLLVKYKKINILLMGDATKNNETLLLKKYELPKVDILKVGHHGSKTSSSLPFLEKIHPSISIISSGKNNKYHLPNQSTIDSLLKLGSKIFNTQSNGEISINLDNHFNTSFK, from the coding sequence ATGATTTATGTAGCTTTAAGTTTATTATCTGGAATTTTATGGATTCATTTAAAAACATTTTCACTGTTTCTTATAAGTTTATTAATTTTTCTTGGTTTTCAAAAACATTTTAATTTCTACTTCTTAATTCTATTAATTATAAGTTTTATAAGTGGGATATTGGTAGCAGAACATAATATCAACGCTAGCGTTAAACTAAACCAATACTATAAATTGAATCAAAGCATTGATAGGGAAGTAGTATTTAATGGTATGGTTAGCCAAACTAAAAATCAGTTTAAAGGCGAATTCTATATTGATAATATTGGCTATTCATTTACATATATAAGTAAAAACCCAAATGTAAAAGTGAGTATGCTAGAAAATAATGCATGTCCAATTAAAGGAACCCTCTCAAATGTAATCAATGATAAGGCATATGTCTTTATTAAAGAAATTAATTATAAACAATGTCATATGGTTACTCATAATAATTTTATTGAGCGTCACATAAAATATATTACTGCTAAGCTTCAGCATAGTAATTTGAAAAATCCTGAAAAAATATTAGCATTAATTACTGGTGACATGAGTGGGATAGACAAAGAATATTTAGACAAAGTAAAAATAATAGGTATTTATCATTTACTTGCAGTGAGCGGCTCTCACATTGCTACTATATCCTTTTTAATTCATCAAAGTTTAGTGAGATTTAATGTTCCGAAAGTACTTATAAAATTGTCTATAATTATAATGCTTATTCTTTTTGCTTTTTATACTGATTTTGCTCCTAGTGCTTTAAGAGCTATTTTAGCTACGATTATATTTTTAGTCATTCCACGTCAGTTTAAACTTTCTTCACTAAATATTTTAAGTGTTGTTTTTATAAGTTTAACAATAAGCTACCCGCCAATTATATATGATATAGGTTTCCAATTTTCATTTTTAATATCATTATTTATACTTCTTTCTTTGCCACTAATAAATTCGTTGTCTCACTTACAAAGTTTATTATTCCTAACATTTATCGCGCAGTTATCATCTTCAATTATAAGTATTTATCACTTTAATCAACTTCAATGGATTGGATTGTTTTCAAATTTAATATTTGTCCCTTTATATAGCTTTATTATCTTTCCTTTATCAATTTTTATATTTATTATTTATCACTTTGTAAATAACGTTAATTTTATAAACCATCTCATGAACGAAGTTTTTATTGTTCATGATGATATCCTCAATCTATTTCTTACCTTTAAAAGTGATCAGATATTTGTTGCCTCAACTTCTTCATTTAACTTATTAATCTACTTTTTACTTTCACTTCTGACTTATATTTTTATTTGCCACAAGAAGTTGTTAGCTAGTTTTTTAATTCTATCAACATTTCTAGTAATCATCTTATTCAATTCACAGCCACATCATAATTCAATTACTTTTTTTGATGTAGGGCAAGGGGATAGTTTATTATTTCAAACTAATAAAAATGAAACTGTAATGGTTGATACTGGAGGAAAGGAATCATCCAACAACCAATCTGCTAGCCATAATATTTCAAAATATCATATACTTCCTTCATTAAAATCTAAAGGTATATCTTCAATCGACTATCTAATTCTGACACATCCCCACGCAGATCATATCGCAGAATTTCCTTACTTAGCTAATCATATTAAAATCAAAAGATTATATATTAATATCCCAAGTTATTCAAAACAACAATACTCTCAAATACGAATGATTTGTGAAAAGAATCATATCAAATTAGTCGATGCGACAAGGATTGCTTCAATTCAATTATCAAATAGTAGTATATCTTTTCTTAATTCTTATATACCATTAAGTGAGGATAAAAATGAACAAAGTATTGTTCTACTAGTTAAATATAAAAAGATTAATATATTATTAATGGGTGATGCGACAAAAAATAATGAAACTTTGTTGCTTAAAAAATATGAATTACCTAAAGTAGATATACTCAAAGTAGGGCATCATGGCAGTAAAACGAGTAGCTCGCTTCCATTTCTCGAAAAAATACATCCTTCAATAAGTATTATTTCGAGTGGTAAGAATAATAAGTACCATCTTCCTAATCAATCAACAATTGATTCTCTTCTAAAATTGGGTTCAAAAATTTTTAATACGCAAAGTAATGGAGAAATTTCTATTAATCTTGATAATCACTTCAATACCTCATTTAAATAA
- the grpE gene encoding nucleotide exchange factor GrpE, which translates to MTEKDESVKNTTDVSEEKEARKEEPTTVENGDSTTSTSEDDNLQNNDVSEENTEETSVDPKDEEIQQLQLKANENEEKYLRLYAEFENYKRRIQNENATNKKYQAQSVLTDILPTIDNIERALQIEGEDESFKSLQKGVQMVHESLLRALKENGLEEIESEGQEFDPNFHQAVVQDNNPDFKSGEITQELQKGYKLKDRVLRPSMVKVNQ; encoded by the coding sequence ATGACAGAAAAAGATGAATCTGTAAAAAACACTACAGACGTTTCTGAGGAAAAAGAAGCACGTAAAGAGGAACCAACAACAGTAGAAAACGGTGACTCAACTACTTCTACTTCAGAAGATGATAATTTACAAAATAATGACGTTAGTGAAGAAAACACTGAAGAAACATCAGTAGATCCTAAAGATGAAGAAATTCAGCAATTACAATTAAAAGCTAACGAAAACGAAGAAAAATATTTAAGATTATATGCAGAATTCGAAAACTACAAACGTCGAATTCAAAATGAAAATGCAACAAATAAAAAATATCAAGCGCAAAGTGTCTTAACTGACATCTTGCCAACAATTGATAATATTGAACGCGCACTTCAAATTGAAGGCGAAGATGAATCATTTAAATCATTACAAAAAGGTGTACAAATGGTTCACGAAAGCTTACTAAGAGCTTTAAAAGAAAATGGTCTTGAAGAAATCGAGTCTGAAGGTCAAGAATTCGACCCTAACTTTCACCAAGCAGTAGTTCAAGATAATAATCCTGATTTTAAATCTGGCGAAATTACTCAAGAATTACAAAAAGGGTATAAGTTAAAAGATAGAGTCTTAAGACCATCAATGGTTAAAGTAAATCAATAA